A single region of the Drosophila miranda strain MSH22 chromosome 2, D.miranda_PacBio2.1, whole genome shotgun sequence genome encodes:
- the LOC108157509 gene encoding mitochondrial import receptor subunit TOM20 homolog, translating into MIRGAFKLLALTAVSSALGYCVYFDNKRRSDPDYKKKVRARRLKAKLAKDQERQQEPVATEGSMPQLQQNQAQALRGLVKTNTEQYFLEQVFLGENRIMCGDIDGGIMHMINATSVCTSQEAFLQMLRGTLPPDIFQVLLARLQHEEPTRSTTTIGIMPNWMSPSSGGINRL; encoded by the coding sequence atgatTCGTGGCGCTTTTAAACTTCTGGCCCTCACCGCCGTCTCGTCTGCCCTGGGGTATTGCGTTTACTTCGACAACAAACGCCGCAGCGATCCCGACTACAAGAAGAAGGTGCGCGCCCGTCGTCTCAAGGCGAAGCTAGCCAAGGATCAGGAGCGTCAGCAGGAGCCGGTTGCCACGGAAGGATCGATGCCACAGCTGCAGCAgaaccaggcccaggcccTGCGCGGCCTGGTGAAGACCAACACCGAGCAATACTTTCTGGAGCAAGTCTTTCTGGGCGAGAATCGTATAATGTGCGGCGACATTGACGGTGGCATCATGCATATGATCAACGCCACCAGCGTTTGCACGAGCCAGGAGGCATTCCTGCAGATGTTGCGGGGCACCCTGCCACCGGATATCTTCCAAGTGTTGCTGGCCCGGCTGCAACACGAGGAGCCGACACGCAGCACAACAACAATCGGCATCATGCCCAACTGGATGTCCCCCAGCAGTGGAGGAATAAACCGCCTCTGA